The Pirellulales bacterium DNA segment AGTTGCGTGGTGGCCGAAGCGGCGTTCACTGGTGCCCAGCAAGGCACGTTCAAATCGAAACTGTCATACAGTGCTTGCTGCTCGATGAACGGAAGCGTCAATGTTCCCCAGGCAAAGCCCGTGGGCCCGTTTCGATTGTCGTCGCCGTAGGAAATGCCGTACTGCGTTCCATTGGCGTACGAATCTCCGACGTACGCCGGCGGAAAAACTCCCCTGACGTTCTCGAACGACAACAGGCCAAGCCCCAGTTGCTTGAGGTTATTCAGGCACTGACCGCGGCGCGCCGACTCGCGTGCGGCTTGAACGGCCGGCAGCAGCAGGCCCACGAGCAGACCAATGATCGAAATGATCACTAGCAGCTCGACCAGCGAAAAGCCGGCGGTCGTCGAGGGTCGTGCGCGTTTTGTCCGCACTCTTGCCATGCTGAGAGCCCCATCGAATCCGGCCGCCACGGTTACGGCGACCCAGAGATTCGATTTCACCGCATGATATCTGATGTTTTGTGCATTGCAATACATGTTTTTGACAAATCAAAATTTGATAGAGCAAAGGCGGTCGGTTGAAAAATGCCAGAGTCAGTGAGGGCGCGATTAGGGCTCGCCTGGGTGGAAGCCCGCCGGGCGATTTACAGGCAGGTAACGGAGCGGCGGCTGATTGTCGGCAGGCTATGCGTAGCCGCTATGCCGCGGGCGATCGGACCTAGTGATCCGCGCCCCCTTCGTGCTCGAGATCCTTCCACTTCATCGGGCGGCGGAAGGGCTCGATCCGCAATACGACCTCGCCGTCTTGAAAGACACGGACCGTGCCGTTCGACTCGCTTACGGCGACTGCCACGGCCTTGGTAGCGCGACTGATGGCGGCGGCCGCCCAATGCCGGGCGCCGAGCCCCTTCGACAGTGTCACGTCGGCCGCCGAGGCGTCCAGATATTGTGCGGCTGCCTCGACCGTGCCATCCGGCGCGACGAGTATGGCGCCGTCCATTTGCGCGATTTCTTTGATGGCCTCGCGCACGCGCACCGACTTTAGATTTCGTTCGCGACGGCTGTAGCCTTTGACCGGATCGAAACTGGCCGGATGACTCATGCGACGCACCTTGGGGGTGTCGCCGACCACGAACAACGTGCCGACCGGTTTTCCTTCGCGCCCTTCGCGACCGATCTCCACCGCCAGGTTCAACACGGTTTGCAACGTGTCGAGCGGCACGCGCGTCTCGAGCTGACGCAAATCGCGAACGGTCAATCGGCCGAGGTGATCGCCGAGATCGATCAAGCTGATCGAGTCGATCGAGTGCGGTTCGAATCCGCCGTACAACGCTACGACCCGCGCTCCGCTGGCCAGCAAATCGTCGGCCACGGCATTCAAGAGGGCTTGCGACAGCTTCTCGGGCACCGGCGTGTCGAAGGCATCAGGCAAGATGACCGAATCGAACCCGGCTTGAGCCGAGCCGGCGACGGCCGACGCTTTGTCCGCCGCCAGCACGATTTTCTGATCGCCGCTCAGCTCTTTGAGCTGTTGCCAGTCGAGTGGATCTTCGAGTAGCAGCAGGATGGCATCCACTCGCACGGCAGCGGCCAGGCGCACCGCCGCCTGAAAGATAATCAGGAACTCCTCGCTGGGGCGTGCGGGGGTCATGCGCTAGGCGAATACCACGAAGGGATCGGGAGAAACGAGCGCGGCCCCGCAGCGCCACGATCGCGACGGGGGCAAGTGCCGAGAATGTACGGGTTTTCGCCGTCTCGGGCAACAGGAGCCGTTGGCCGCGGCATCTTCCAATACCGCAAGGATTTGCCTAAATCCTGTTCGCGACGTGTGCGATTTCGGCAATGAGAGCACCGCGATCCAGTGATCGCGGCGAGCTTTATGAGCGGCGTGTGAAGAATCAGTTGCGGGGCCGTGGCGGCGCCGGACGATTGGCTCGCGATGGCGGCGTCGATGGAGCCCGGCGCGTGGTCCGCGTCACCGCCTTGCGGGGCGCGGGGGGCGTGTTGTCGGTGAAGGTCACATCCGGATCACTGGGGGGGAAGTTCCCCGCCACGTTGTCCTCTTCTTCCGCGGCACGGTCGAGCGGCTTGAAGACGCGCGAGTCGTAGATCGCCAGGGCATGCAAAGCATGGCCCAGAGGACCGACGGACCACTCCTCGCTCATGCCGTCGTGAAGGACGCCCGACAGGTACTCCACGGCCTTCACGGTTCGCGGCGACTGCAATTCGTCCTCGGGCAGAGAGTAGGACAGCCACTCCAGGATGTGCCCCGAGGTTTGAATACGACGGCCGAGGTCGGGACGCGCGCCGGGGCCTTTGAACCACTCCGTGCTGAACGACCCATCGGGATTTTGCAGCTTCGTAAAGGCGTAGTTGTGATAATCCTCGAGATACTTCTGGGCGCGGCGGAACTCACCAGTCATGGGCCGGCCCGACATTTCGCGCTTTCGCACGCCGTATGCCAACCCCATCAGGCGATGGGTACCGCCGCAAGCGGCGCCGACGATGGGCTGCGAGAGCTCTTCGCGGATCAATCGTTCGATCGACCAGGTCTGACCGGTCGAATTCTTCCAGCGCGAATCGATATCCAAGTAGTAGCTCAGCCCGATTAGCTTGAAGGTGAGTTCCATACCGGTCTGACAGCCGAGCTTCTCGGATTGAATCAGATCTTCGAGTGTGAACTGCTGGTTGCCCACCTTAATGGGACAATTGGTAGCGATGTTCCACTGAGCCAGAATGGCCAGGAATTGGCCGGGATGCCCTTGCACCTGCGGCCCTTTGCGTGCCGCGAGCTTGCCCTCGGTGACCTCGAGGATTCGAGTTCCCTTGCAGTCGCCGTTCCAGCACAGCCAGGAAATGGCGTTAACCGTCGGACCGTCCGGTCCGTTACGATTCAGGTTCGAACTGGCGCCGTAGGCCACGATCGAGTGCATCACTTCCCAGGGATTGTGATCGCGCGTATTCAGTCGCTTGTTGTGATAATGCCCTAGCGTCTCGCGAATTTGCTCGCGCAGCATCGACATGCGCGGTGTCAATCGTACGGCGTGGCGGCGGAACGCTTCGCTTTGTGGCTGTTCGATCGACGCGGATGGTTCATCATCCGGAGAAGGCGCGTCTGCTGGCGGCACCGCGCCAGCGTCGGTATCGTCTTCGCAATTCGCGGGTTCCGTTGTGGTTTCGGCCACCGGTTCCGCCGCGGGCGAATTTTCCTTCGATTCCGCTTTTTCGTCGTCTGGCGCGAAACCGAGACCGCTACCTTCCAGGCTGATGTAGACCCCTTGCGGATCACTGCCGGACATCGTGCGCGAACGCACCCCCGCCGCCACTCCAATCGCGGACATCGCGAGAGCGGCAAGTACGATGGATGTTACGAGGCCGACGGCGTACAGACTGTGTCGCTTCATAAATATCGAATAGCTGCCGTACGTGGAGTAACGACCGCGGTCAGATGAGAGTCGCGAGATGGCTGGGCACCATCAGGCGGAACGATTCAGGGAACCAAGGTCATCGTGGATAGTGGTCCGCCCGGGCTTCCCCTGGCCAAAGACGCGGCATTTCATGATTCGGCCAGGAACACCCCGACGGCCGTAAGTCTCCCGGATGCCGCCACTTCCGGGCTCACAGCGCAGACTCACGGCGCGGGGTTGGTAGGTGTTGTATCGGTAGAACCGCGTCCAGGCCTTGACCACCCAACGGAAATGCCAGCTTCCGAAAGCAGCTAGCTGCGGGCATAAATCGACGCGATGGCAGCCAGAGTTGAAGTTGCCGAGGTCCGTTTGAAGAGACCGCACGCCCTGATTCTGGCACGCGGAACCAACTACTTGACCTGGAACGCCGACCTTGTTATTTCTAAAACAAGTAAAACATGCACCACTAATGAATCTTTATCTATGCGACTTGCACTTTTAACGGATTACGCCCTGCGAACCCTGATTTACCTGGTCGGCAAGCCGGGGCGATCCAACATCCACGAGGTGGCTGATTTCTATCGCATCTCGCCGCATCACGTGGCGAAGGTTGTCCACCGGCTAGCACGATTGGGGTACGTGCGCAGCATTCGCGGCATTGGTGGCGGTATCGAAATGGCCCGGGACGCGAACGAGATTCGCGTCGGGGAAGTGATTTTGGCCTTCGAGGGGCAGATGCATTTGCTGGAATGCGTCGGCACTCCGAAGGTTTGCGTCATTCAGCCGCAGTGTCGCTTGCGAGAAGTGCTGGCCGAAGCCGAACGCTTGCAACTGGAATAT contains these protein-coding regions:
- a CDS encoding diadenylate cyclase, yielding MTPARPSEEFLIIFQAAVRLAAAVRVDAILLLLEDPLDWQQLKELSGDQKIVLAADKASAVAGSAQAGFDSVILPDAFDTPVPEKLSQALLNAVADDLLASGARVVALYGGFEPHSIDSISLIDLGDHLGRLTVRDLRQLETRVPLDTLQTVLNLAVEIGREGREGKPVGTLFVVGDTPKVRRMSHPASFDPVKGYSRRERNLKSVRVREAIKEIAQMDGAILVAPDGTVEAAAQYLDASAADVTLSKGLGARHWAAAAISRATKAVAVAVSESNGTVRVFQDGEVVLRIEPFRRPMKWKDLEHEGGADH
- a CDS encoding Rrf2 family transcriptional regulator, whose amino-acid sequence is MRLALLTDYALRTLIYLVGKPGRSNIHEVADFYRISPHHVAKVVHRLARLGYVRSIRGIGGGIEMARDANEIRVGEVILAFEGQMHLLECVGTPKVCVIQPQCRLREVLAEAERLQLEYLNSVRLSEIVKPGGQLADLPVYELR